The genomic segment TGGAATTTTATAATGGTTGGGATATTACTGATTTAACGGACTTAAAACCAGAAATATAGATTTCAAATTTAGTTCAGGTCAATTCAAACCCAATTATTTTTGCTCAACAATCAGCTTATTTTTGATTGCATTTATAATGACAGGTGCGTGTAGCCTACCGTTTTCTATAAAAATTTTATTTGCATTAGCACCTGCTTGTATCGCTCCGGCGATATAGATATCTTCAACATTGGTTTCGCCGGTATCCGGATCAAAATCCGGAACCAGAGTTTGGTCGTTAATGTTGATTCCCATATTGCGCATGAAGTCAAAATGCGGCTGGTAACCAATTAAGGCTAAAACTGCATCTGCCGGGATTTCTTCTGTTTTGTCATTTGAATTGACTACAATCGATTTGCTTTTGATTTCTTGAACCGTAGCGTTAAAAATACCTTTAATTTCATTCCGTTTTAGTCGATTTTGAATATCCGGAACCACCCATTTTTTTACACCCCTGCTTAATTCACTGCCACGATGGATTAAGGTAACTTCAACGTTGTATCGATATAATTCCAGGCCCGCTTCCACAGCAGAATTATTTGCCCCAATGATTGCTACTTTCTTTTTAACATATTTATGCGGATCCGAATAATAGTGGGAAACATGCGGCAAATATTCACCGGGAACACCGAGGTAGTTCGGATTGTCATAAAATCCTGTTGCAATAATGACTGCTTTTGATTGGTAAACTCCCGAACTTGTTTGAAGTGAAAACTCACCATCGATATTGTTTATGGTTTCAACTTTCGTATCCAATTTCACATCTAATTGATAGTGCTGGGTTACTCTCCAATAATATTTTAATGCATCGACTCTCTTGGGTTTCTCTCCTGAAATAATAAAAGGTATATCTCCAATTTCTAACAGCTCCGGGGTTGAGTAAAACGTCATGTTTTGCGGAAAACAATAAACTGAATTAGTTAATAAACTCTTTTCTAAAACGACATATGACAATCCATGCTTTTTAGCTTCTATTGCACAAGCCAGTCCAACAGGTCCAGCGCCAACAATCGCAACATCAATCACAAATTACTCCTAGATATAATTTTTTTTCAATTAAAAAAACCCACGAGCATAAATCGTGGGCTCAAGTCTAACCTTATTATCGTAATAAAAAAAGAAGTCTAAATCGATATTTTATGAACGAATGGGGAAACCCTTAATATTAATGACAAAACAGCTAGTCACCATCATATTCTATTAAACAATAGCGATCATATCGATTCACTTTTTCACTCCCTTTTAAAAATGTCAAATCGATTAAATAAGCAATCCCGACGATAACGCCGCCCAATCGTTCAATCAATCGTGTTGCGGCTTCCATCGTACCCCCGGTTGCGATTAAGTCATCGATGATCAAAATATTTTGTCCGGGCATGATGGCATCGGAGTGGATTTCCATTGTGTCAGTACCGTACTCCAATTCATATTCTTCGGAAATCGCATCCGCAGGGAGTTTGCCGGGTTTTCTAATCGGGACAAAACCGACTCCCAATTTATAGGCTAGAGCCCCGCCAAAAATAAACCCCCTCGACTCGATTCCAACAATAATGTCCACATGTCTTGACCGGTATTTTTCATCAAACTTATCGATTACTTCTGCGAAACTCTTGCCATCTTTCAATAATGTGGTGATATCTTTGAATTGTATACCAGGTTTAGGAAAATCCGGTACATTTCTTATTCTTCTCCTTAATTTATCCATAATGGTATCCCATTTTAAAAATCAATAGAAAAGCCTGAATATTTATTGCTATATTCCTGCCATTTTATTTCCAGATTAGAAACTCTGGACAAACTCGGCCCAATTTTC from the candidate division KSB1 bacterium genome contains:
- a CDS encoding adenine phosphoribosyltransferase, whose translation is MDKLRRRIRNVPDFPKPGIQFKDITTLLKDGKSFAEVIDKFDEKYRSRHVDIIVGIESRGFIFGGALAYKLGVGFVPIRKPGKLPADAISEEYELEYGTDTMEIHSDAIMPGQNILIIDDLIATGGTMEAATRLIERLGGVIVGIAYLIDLTFLKGSEKVNRYDRYCLIEYDGD
- the ypdA gene encoding YpdA family putative bacillithiol disulfide reductase; this encodes MIDVAIVGAGPVGLACAIEAKKHGLSYVVLEKSLLTNSVYCFPQNMTFYSTPELLEIGDIPFIISGEKPKRVDALKYYWRVTQHYQLDVKLDTKVETINNIDGEFSLQTSSGVYQSKAVIIATGFYDNPNYLGVPGEYLPHVSHYYSDPHKYVKKKVAIIGANNSAVEAGLELYRYNVEVTLIHRGSELSRGVKKWVVPDIQNRLKRNEIKGIFNATVQEIKSKSIVVNSNDKTEEIPADAVLALIGYQPHFDFMRNMGININDQTLVPDFDPDTGETNVEDIYIAGAIQAGANANKIFIENGRLHAPVIINAIKNKLIVEQK